Proteins encoded within one genomic window of uncultured Sphingopyxis sp.:
- a CDS encoding amidohydrolase has translation MMAKHGLWAAASLLLSLTATGAQAAPDLAAANARLTGLLDKNYPALDAIYKDLHQHPELGMQEVRTAGILAKHLRDAGLTVTEKVGGTGVVGVLKNGEGPTILVRADMDALPMEEKTGLAWASKARATYEGKDVPVMHACGHDTHVAYLVGVAQALSAMRDSWSGTVVLIGQPAEEPLSGARAMLDDGLFKRFPKPDFGFAAHVTNLPAGVVAIKAGPSSSASDSYAITFHGRGGHGSMPAATIDPIPIAARFVTDTQVVISREKDPAAFGVLTIGAINAGSAPNIIPDSAEVKVNLRSQSPEVRKLLQDGTARVAKSAAAMGGAPEPTIRYLGGTGIMMNDPAMAKAAVAALTPAFGKGLVFAPESATPMSGSEDYSEFVDAGVPSLFFGIGGYDPAVLADLKAKGEPAPTNHSPFFAPKAEPAIRNAVTAIVLSIVGGVRPAAK, from the coding sequence ATGATGGCGAAGCACGGGCTCTGGGCAGCGGCTTCGCTGCTCCTCTCCCTCACCGCGACCGGCGCGCAGGCGGCGCCCGATCTTGCCGCGGCCAATGCGCGGCTGACCGGGCTGCTCGACAAAAATTATCCGGCGCTTGATGCGATCTACAAGGATCTGCACCAGCACCCCGAACTCGGGATGCAGGAGGTCCGCACCGCGGGTATCCTGGCAAAGCATCTGCGCGACGCGGGCCTCACCGTGACCGAGAAGGTCGGCGGCACCGGCGTCGTCGGCGTGCTCAAAAATGGTGAGGGGCCGACGATCCTCGTGCGCGCCGACATGGACGCGCTGCCGATGGAGGAAAAGACCGGGCTCGCCTGGGCGAGCAAGGCGCGCGCGACCTATGAGGGCAAGGATGTGCCCGTCATGCACGCGTGCGGCCACGACACGCATGTCGCCTATCTGGTCGGCGTCGCGCAGGCCCTGAGCGCGATGCGCGACAGCTGGTCGGGGACGGTGGTGCTGATCGGCCAGCCCGCCGAGGAACCGCTCAGCGGCGCGCGCGCGATGCTCGACGACGGGCTCTTCAAACGCTTTCCGAAGCCCGATTTCGGCTTCGCGGCGCATGTCACCAACCTTCCCGCCGGCGTCGTCGCGATCAAGGCGGGGCCGTCCTCGTCGGCGTCGGACAGCTATGCGATCACCTTCCACGGCCGCGGCGGGCACGGCTCGATGCCCGCGGCGACGATCGACCCGATTCCGATCGCCGCGCGCTTCGTCACCGATACGCAGGTGGTGATCAGCCGCGAAAAGGATCCGGCGGCGTTCGGCGTGCTGACGATCGGCGCGATCAACGCCGGCAGCGCGCCCAACATCATCCCCGACAGCGCCGAGGTGAAGGTCAATCTGCGCTCGCAGTCGCCCGAAGTGCGCAAGCTGCTCCAGGACGGCACCGCGCGCGTCGCCAAGTCGGCCGCCGCGATGGGCGGCGCGCCCGAACCGACGATCCGCTACCTCGGCGGCACGGGCATCATGATGAACGACCCGGCGATGGCGAAGGCCGCGGTCGCGGCGCTGACGCCCGCCTTCGGCAAGGGGCTGGTCTTCGCGCCCGAAAGCGCGACGCCGATGTCGGGGAGCGAGGATTATTCCGAATTCGTCGATGCCGGCGTGCCGTCGCTCTTCTTCGGCATCGGCGGCTACGACCCCGCCGTGCTCGCCGATCTCAAGGCGAAGGGCGAGCCCGCGCCGACGAACCACTCGCCTTTCTTCGCGCCGAAGGCCGAGCCGGCGATCCGCAACGCCGTGACCGCGATCGTCCTCTCGATCGTCGGGGGCGTACGGCCGGCGGCGAAATAG
- the lpdA gene encoding dihydrolipoyl dehydrogenase, which produces MADYDYDVLVIGAGPGGYVAAIRAAQLGLKTACAEGRETLGGTCLNVGCIPSKAMLHASEYFEAAAGGAMAAMGIKVKPELDLGTMHGQRKDAVKGLTGGIEFLFKKNKVDWLKGYAQFTSKDTVEVAGKAVRAKNIIIATGSSVTPLPGVEVDNDKQIIVDSTGALELAKVPGHMVVIGGGVIGLELGSVWRRLGAKVTVVEFLDQILPGMDGDVRKEANKILKKQGMEFKLKTKVTKAAVKGKKAVLTLEPAAGGDAETLEADVVLVSIGRRPNTDGLGLDKAGLTVNQRGQIETDHDFQTNVPGIWAIGDVIPGPMLAHKAEDEGIACAENIAGLTGIVNHDVIPSVVYTWPEIAGVGLTEEQAVEKAGGEKGAVKVGKFPMLANSRAKTNHEPDGFVKVIADAKSDRVLGVWCIASVAGTMIAQAAQAMEFGATSEDIAYTCHAHPTHSEAIKEAAMAVTGKPIHI; this is translated from the coding sequence ATGGCTGATTACGACTACGACGTCCTTGTCATCGGTGCCGGTCCCGGCGGTTATGTCGCGGCGATCCGCGCGGCGCAGCTGGGCCTCAAGACCGCGTGCGCCGAAGGGCGCGAAACGCTCGGCGGCACCTGCCTCAACGTCGGTTGCATCCCCTCGAAGGCGATGCTCCATGCCTCCGAATATTTCGAGGCCGCGGCGGGCGGCGCGATGGCGGCGATGGGCATCAAGGTGAAGCCCGAACTCGACCTCGGCACGATGCACGGCCAGCGCAAGGACGCGGTGAAGGGCCTGACCGGCGGCATCGAATTTCTGTTCAAGAAGAACAAGGTCGACTGGCTGAAGGGCTATGCGCAGTTCACCTCGAAAGATACCGTCGAAGTTGCGGGCAAGGCGGTGCGCGCCAAGAATATCATCATCGCGACCGGCTCGTCGGTAACCCCGCTTCCCGGCGTCGAAGTCGATAACGACAAGCAGATCATCGTCGATTCGACCGGCGCGCTCGAACTTGCCAAGGTGCCGGGCCATATGGTCGTGATCGGCGGCGGCGTGATCGGGCTCGAACTCGGCAGCGTGTGGCGCCGCCTCGGCGCCAAGGTCACCGTCGTCGAATTTCTCGACCAGATCCTGCCCGGCATGGACGGCGACGTCCGCAAGGAAGCGAACAAGATCCTCAAGAAGCAGGGCATGGAGTTCAAGCTCAAGACCAAGGTCACCAAAGCCGCGGTCAAGGGCAAGAAGGCCGTGCTGACGCTCGAGCCTGCAGCGGGCGGCGATGCCGAAACGCTCGAAGCCGACGTCGTGCTCGTCTCGATCGGCCGCCGTCCGAACACCGACGGTCTCGGCCTCGACAAGGCGGGCCTTACGGTCAACCAGCGCGGCCAGATCGAAACCGACCATGATTTCCAGACCAATGTCCCCGGCATCTGGGCGATCGGCGACGTCATCCCGGGCCCGATGCTCGCGCACAAGGCCGAGGACGAGGGCATCGCCTGCGCCGAGAATATCGCCGGGTTGACCGGCATCGTGAACCACGACGTGATCCCGTCGGTCGTCTACACCTGGCCCGAAATCGCCGGCGTCGGCCTGACCGAAGAGCAGGCTGTTGAGAAGGCGGGTGGGGAAAAGGGCGCGGTCAAGGTCGGCAAATTCCCGATGCTCGCGAACAGCCGCGCCAAGACCAATCACGAGCCCGACGGTTTCGTGAAGGTCATCGCCGATGCCAAGAGCGACCGCGTGCTCGGCGTGTGGTGCATCGCGAGCGTCGCGGGCACGATGATCGCGCAGGCGGCGCAGGCAATGGAATTCGGTGCGACGTCCGAGGACATCGCCTATACCTGCCACGCGCATCCGACGCACAGCGAGGCGATCAAGGAAGCCGCGATGGCGGTGACGGGCAAGCCGATCCATATCTGA
- the odhB gene encoding 2-oxoglutarate dehydrogenase complex dihydrolipoyllysine-residue succinyltransferase yields the protein MSTEVKVPTLGESVTEATIGEWLKQPGEAVALDEPIASLETDKVAVEVPSPVAGVMGQQLAAVGDTVNVGATIATVEAGGAVAAPSPAAPAPAKAEAAAPAPAATAAPAGEGVDTVTTMSPAVRRLVLEHGVDPTKIQGTGKDGRLTKEDVLAAASAAPAAAPAPAAAPSAPAASGAPGRQEERVKMTRMRQTIAKRLKAAQDTAAMLTTFNDVDMSAVMATREKYRDSFEKKHGVRLGFMSFFTKAVALAAHDIPAVNARIEGDEIVYHNYLDVSVAVSAPNGLVVPVVRNADSMSFADIEKAIADLGKRAADGKLGIEEMTGGTFSISNGGVFGGLMSTPIINPPQSAVLGLHRIEDRPVVRNGEIVIRPMMYLAMSYDHRLVDGREAVTFLKTIKEAIEDPTRLLIDL from the coding sequence ATGAGCACCGAAGTCAAAGTCCCCACGCTGGGCGAAAGCGTCACCGAAGCGACGATCGGCGAGTGGCTGAAACAGCCCGGCGAAGCGGTCGCGCTCGATGAGCCGATCGCGAGCCTCGAAACCGACAAGGTCGCGGTCGAAGTGCCGTCGCCCGTCGCCGGCGTGATGGGGCAGCAGCTCGCCGCGGTCGGCGACACGGTCAATGTCGGCGCGACGATCGCGACGGTCGAAGCGGGCGGCGCGGTCGCTGCGCCCTCACCCGCCGCTCCGGCACCCGCCAAGGCCGAAGCCGCGGCTCCGGCCCCCGCCGCGACCGCCGCTCCGGCGGGTGAGGGCGTCGATACGGTCACCACCATGTCGCCCGCCGTGCGCCGCCTCGTGCTCGAACATGGCGTCGACCCGACGAAGATCCAGGGTACCGGCAAGGACGGCCGCCTGACCAAGGAAGATGTGCTCGCGGCCGCCAGCGCGGCGCCTGCCGCCGCGCCTGCGCCCGCTGCCGCGCCATCGGCGCCCGCCGCGAGCGGTGCGCCGGGCCGCCAGGAAGAGCGCGTCAAGATGACGCGCATGCGCCAGACGATCGCCAAGCGCCTCAAGGCCGCGCAGGACACTGCGGCGATGCTGACGACCTTCAACGACGTCGACATGTCGGCGGTGATGGCGACGCGCGAGAAATATCGCGACAGCTTCGAAAAGAAGCATGGCGTGCGCCTCGGCTTCATGAGTTTCTTTACCAAGGCGGTCGCGCTCGCCGCGCACGACATCCCCGCGGTCAACGCCCGGATCGAGGGCGACGAGATCGTCTATCACAATTATCTCGACGTCTCGGTCGCGGTCAGCGCGCCGAACGGCCTCGTCGTGCCCGTCGTCCGCAACGCGGACAGCATGAGCTTCGCCGACATCGAAAAGGCGATCGCCGACCTCGGCAAGCGCGCGGCCGATGGCAAGCTGGGCATCGAAGAAATGACGGGCGGCACGTTCTCTATTTCGAACGGCGGCGTGTTCGGCGGCCTGATGTCGACCCCGATCATCAACCCGCCGCAGTCGGCGGTGCTCGGCCTCCACCGCATCGAGGATCGCCCGGTCGTGCGGAACGGCGAGATCGTGATCCGCCCGATGATGTATCTCGCGATGAGCTACGACCACCGCCTGGTCGACGGGCGCGAGGCGGTGACCTTCCTCAAGACGATCAAGGAAGCGATCGAGGATCCGACGCGCCTGCTGATCGATCTGTAG
- a CDS encoding 2-oxoglutarate dehydrogenase E1 component: protein MNLERQSFDIDEPQAGPSWAPKNWPVIDSDDLTAALDPQQMQVAVKAAAAKAGAALSSAEVERAADDSIRAMMLIRTYRVRGHLAATLDPLGLSQRELPADLTPEYHGFVGADQDRPVYIGGTLGLEKATIREIVAILRANYCGHVGLEYMHISDVEERRFLQDRMEGADKSVEFTQEGKRAILNKVIEAEEWEKFLARKYVGTKRFGLDGGESMIPAMESIIKYGGQYGVKEIVYGMAHRGRLNMLANVMAKPYQVIFHEFAGGSANPDDIGGSGDVKYHLGTSTDREFDGVSVHMSLVPNPSHLEAVDPVVLGKVRAQQVVRDDLAEHTQVLPVLIHGDAAFAGQGIVWECLGFSGIRGYNTGGCIHFIVNNQIGFTTSPQFARSSPYPSDVAKGVQAPILHVNGDDPEAVTFACKLAIDFRQQFKRDVVIDMWCYRRFGHNEGDEPSFTQPLMYERIRKHPPVSQLCAAKLQDEGVIDAGWADARRAEFTARLEGDFEAAKTYKPNKADWFAGRWSGLYAPTDSEHARRNIATGVSEKLFDSIGRTLTTIPADVEVHKTLRRVIDARGAMFANKDDGEVFDWATAESLAFGTLLSEGYQVRLSGQDSGRGTFSQRHAVWVDQKSEEKYVPLTTVPHGRFEVLDSPLSEYGVLGFEYGYAMADPKSLVLWEAQFGDFANGAQIMIDQFIAAGEAKWLRANGLVMLLPHGYEGQGPEHSSARLERFLQLCAGDNIQVCNISTPSNYFHVLRRQMLRSFRKPLIIMTPKSLLRHKLAVSQRSDFIGDAHFRRIMSDRTPPADKDIKRVVLCSGKVGYDLMEARDAADLTDTTVIRIEQLYPFPGEALAVRLKRMPKLEEVVWAQEEPRNNGAWFFVGELIEESLAEAGHKGMRPRYAGRAAAASPATGLMSRHQTEQSALVADALGLSVRAEIRRAKSKA from the coding sequence ATGAACCTCGAGAGACAAAGCTTCGACATCGATGAGCCGCAGGCCGGCCCGAGCTGGGCGCCGAAGAACTGGCCCGTCATCGACAGCGACGACCTGACCGCCGCGCTCGACCCGCAGCAGATGCAGGTCGCGGTAAAGGCCGCCGCCGCCAAGGCGGGGGCCGCGTTGTCGAGCGCCGAGGTCGAGCGCGCCGCCGACGATTCGATCCGCGCGATGATGCTGATCCGCACCTATCGCGTGCGCGGGCACCTTGCCGCCACGCTCGATCCGCTTGGGCTCAGCCAGCGCGAACTGCCCGCCGACCTGACGCCCGAATATCACGGCTTCGTCGGCGCCGATCAGGATCGGCCGGTGTATATCGGCGGAACGCTGGGTCTCGAAAAGGCGACGATCCGCGAGATCGTCGCGATCCTGCGCGCCAATTATTGCGGCCATGTCGGCCTCGAATATATGCACATCTCCGACGTCGAGGAGCGGCGCTTCCTGCAGGACCGGATGGAGGGCGCCGACAAGAGCGTCGAATTCACCCAGGAAGGCAAGCGCGCGATCCTCAACAAGGTGATCGAGGCCGAGGAATGGGAGAAATTCCTCGCGCGCAAATATGTCGGCACCAAGCGTTTCGGGCTCGACGGCGGCGAATCGATGATCCCCGCGATGGAATCGATCATCAAATATGGCGGCCAATATGGCGTGAAGGAAATCGTCTATGGCATGGCGCACCGCGGGCGGCTCAATATGCTCGCGAACGTCATGGCGAAGCCCTATCAGGTGATCTTTCACGAATTCGCCGGCGGCAGCGCCAACCCCGACGACATCGGCGGTTCGGGCGACGTCAAATATCACCTCGGCACCTCGACCGACCGCGAGTTCGACGGGGTTTCGGTGCATATGTCGCTCGTCCCCAACCCCTCGCACCTCGAAGCGGTCGATCCCGTCGTGCTCGGCAAGGTGCGCGCGCAGCAGGTCGTGCGCGACGACCTCGCCGAACATACGCAGGTGCTGCCGGTGCTGATCCACGGCGACGCGGCGTTCGCGGGGCAGGGGATCGTCTGGGAATGCCTCGGCTTCTCTGGGATCCGCGGCTACAATACCGGCGGCTGCATCCACTTCATCGTCAACAACCAGATCGGTTTCACGACCAGCCCGCAGTTCGCGCGCTCGTCGCCCTATCCGTCGGACGTCGCCAAGGGCGTCCAGGCGCCGATCCTGCACGTCAACGGCGATGATCCGGAGGCGGTGACCTTTGCGTGCAAGCTCGCGATCGACTTCCGCCAGCAGTTCAAGCGCGACGTCGTGATCGACATGTGGTGCTATCGCCGCTTCGGCCATAACGAAGGCGACGAACCCTCGTTCACCCAGCCTTTGATGTACGAACGCATCCGCAAGCATCCGCCGGTGTCGCAGCTTTGCGCCGCGAAACTGCAGGACGAGGGCGTGATCGACGCCGGCTGGGCCGACGCGCGCCGCGCCGAATTCACCGCGCGGCTCGAAGGCGATTTCGAGGCGGCGAAGACCTATAAACCGAACAAGGCCGACTGGTTCGCCGGGCGCTGGTCGGGCCTCTATGCGCCGACCGATTCCGAACATGCGCGCCGCAACATCGCGACGGGCGTTTCGGAAAAATTGTTCGATTCGATCGGCCGCACGCTGACGACGATCCCCGCCGATGTCGAGGTTCACAAGACGCTGCGCCGCGTCATCGACGCGCGCGGCGCGATGTTCGCGAACAAGGACGACGGCGAAGTGTTCGACTGGGCGACCGCCGAGAGCCTCGCCTTCGGCACCTTGCTCAGCGAAGGCTATCAGGTGCGCCTGTCGGGGCAGGATTCGGGCCGCGGCACCTTCAGCCAGCGCCACGCCGTCTGGGTCGACCAGAAGAGCGAGGAAAAATATGTTCCGCTGACGACCGTGCCGCACGGCCGGTTCGAGGTGCTCGACAGCCCGCTCTCCGAATATGGCGTGCTCGGCTTCGAATATGGCTATGCGATGGCCGACCCCAAGAGTCTCGTGCTCTGGGAAGCGCAGTTCGGTGACTTCGCCAACGGCGCGCAGATCATGATCGACCAGTTCATCGCCGCGGGCGAGGCCAAGTGGCTGCGCGCCAACGGCCTCGTGATGCTGCTCCCGCACGGTTATGAAGGACAGGGGCCCGAGCATAGCTCGGCGCGCCTCGAACGCTTCCTTCAGCTGTGCGCGGGCGACAATATCCAGGTGTGCAATATTTCGACCCCGTCGAACTATTTCCACGTCCTGCGCCGCCAGATGCTGCGCTCGTTCCGCAAGCCGCTGATCATCATGACGCCCAAGTCGCTGCTTCGCCACAAGCTGGCGGTGTCGCAGCGGTCGGACTTCATCGGCGACGCGCATTTCCGCCGCATCATGTCCGACCGCACGCCGCCCGCCGACAAGGACATCAAGCGCGTCGTGCTCTGTTCGGGCAAGGTCGGTTACGATCTGATGGAAGCGCGCGACGCCGCGGATCTCACCGACACGACGGTGATCCGCATCGAGCAGCTCTATCCCTTCCCGGGCGAGGCGCTCGCGGTTCGCCTGAAGCGGATGCCGAAGCTCGAAGAGGTCGTCTGGGCGCAGGAAGAGCCGCGCAACAACGGCGCCTGGTTCTTCGTGGGCGAGCTGATCGAGGAATCGCTGGCCGAAGCGGGCCATAAGGGCATGCGCCCGCGTTACGCCGGCCGCGCCGCCGCGGCATCGCCCGCGACGGGCCTGATGAGCCGTCACCAGACCGAACAGTCGGCGCTCGTCGCCGATGCCCTGGGTTTGTCGGTTAGAGCGGAAATCAGGCGCGCGAAGAGCAAGGCATAG
- the sucD gene encoding succinate--CoA ligase subunit alpha, which yields MSILIDKNTKVITQGMTGATGTFHTEQALAYGTQMVGGVTPGKGGTTHIGLPMFNTVEEAKHATGATASVIYVPPPFAADSILEAIDAEIELIVAITEGIPVLDMVKVKRALSGSKSRLIGPNCPGVLTPDECKIGIMPGNIFKKGSVGVVSRSGTLTYEAVFQTSNVGLGQTTAVGIGGDPVNGTNFIDVLELFLADDATKSIIMIGEIGGPDEVNAAQWAVDPAMKPTTGFFMIGEIGGDAEEQAAQFLIDEAKRGRKKPMAGFIAGRTAPPGRRMGHAGAIVSGGKGDAESKIAAMEAAGIKVSASPSELGTTLAEVLKERV from the coding sequence ATGTCCATCCTCATCGACAAGAATACCAAGGTCATCACGCAAGGGATGACCGGCGCCACCGGCACCTTCCACACCGAACAGGCGCTCGCCTATGGCACGCAGATGGTCGGCGGCGTGACGCCGGGCAAGGGCGGCACGACGCATATCGGCCTGCCGATGTTCAACACCGTCGAGGAAGCGAAACATGCGACCGGCGCGACCGCGTCGGTCATCTATGTGCCGCCGCCGTTCGCCGCCGATTCGATCCTCGAGGCGATCGATGCCGAGATCGAGCTGATCGTCGCGATCACCGAGGGCATTCCGGTGCTCGACATGGTCAAGGTGAAGCGCGCGCTCTCGGGCTCGAAGTCGCGCCTGATCGGCCCGAACTGCCCCGGCGTGCTGACCCCCGACGAATGCAAGATCGGCATCATGCCCGGCAACATCTTCAAGAAGGGCAGCGTCGGCGTCGTCTCGCGCTCGGGCACGCTGACTTATGAAGCCGTGTTCCAGACCTCGAACGTCGGCCTCGGCCAGACCACCGCGGTCGGCATCGGCGGCGACCCGGTTAACGGCACCAACTTCATCGACGTGCTCGAACTCTTCCTCGCCGACGACGCCACCAAGTCGATCATCATGATCGGCGAAATCGGCGGCCCCGACGAAGTCAACGCCGCGCAGTGGGCCGTAGACCCGGCGATGAAGCCGACCACGGGTTTCTTCATGATCGGCGAAATCGGCGGCGACGCCGAAGAACAGGCCGCGCAGTTCCTGATCGACGAAGCGAAGCGCGGCCGCAAGAAGCCGATGGCCGGCTTCATCGCGGGCCGCACGGCGCCTCCGGGCCGCCGCATGGGACATGCAGGGGCAATCGTGTCGGGCGGCAAGGGCGACGCCGAAAGCAAGATCGCGGCGATGGAAGCCGCCGGCATCAAGGTGTCGGCGAGCCCGTCGGAACTCGGCACGACGCTCGCCGAAGTGCTCAAGGAACGCGTCTGA
- the mdh gene encoding malate dehydrogenase — translation MGRKKIALIGAGNIGGTLALLAAQKELGDVVLFDVVEGVPQGKALDLSQVGPIAGFDAKITGTNDYKDIAGADVIIVTAGVARKPGMSRDDLLGINLKVMKAVGEGIKANAPDAFVICITNPLDAMVWALREFSGLPHNKVVGMAGVLDSARFSHFIADEFDVSVKDVNTFVLGGHGDTMVPVVRYSTINGIPVPDLVKMGLSSQDKIDAIVKRTRGGGGEIVALLGTGSAFYAPAASGIAMAEAYLGDQKRILPCAAYVDGQYGVDGLYVGVPVLIGANGVEKIVEIELDDADKAGLQVSVDAVKELLDACKGLDSSLA, via the coding sequence ATGGGACGCAAGAAGATCGCTTTGATCGGAGCCGGGAATATCGGCGGAACGCTGGCGCTGCTCGCCGCGCAGAAGGAACTCGGCGACGTCGTCCTGTTCGACGTGGTCGAAGGCGTGCCGCAGGGCAAGGCGCTCGACCTGTCGCAGGTCGGCCCGATCGCGGGCTTCGACGCGAAGATCACCGGCACCAACGATTATAAGGACATCGCGGGCGCCGACGTCATCATCGTCACCGCCGGCGTTGCCCGCAAGCCGGGCATGAGCCGTGACGACCTGCTCGGGATCAATCTGAAAGTCATGAAGGCTGTGGGTGAGGGCATCAAGGCGAACGCCCCCGACGCTTTCGTCATCTGCATCACCAATCCGCTCGATGCCATGGTGTGGGCGCTGCGCGAATTCTCGGGCCTGCCGCACAACAAGGTCGTCGGCATGGCGGGTGTGCTCGATTCGGCGCGCTTCAGCCACTTCATCGCCGACGAATTCGACGTGTCGGTGAAGGATGTGAACACCTTCGTGCTCGGCGGCCACGGCGACACGATGGTTCCCGTCGTGCGTTACTCGACCATCAACGGCATTCCCGTTCCCGACCTCGTCAAGATGGGCCTGTCGTCGCAGGACAAGATCGACGCGATCGTCAAGCGCACCCGCGGCGGCGGCGGCGAGATCGTCGCGCTGCTCGGCACCGGCTCGGCCTTCTATGCCCCCGCGGCCTCGGGCATCGCGATGGCCGAAGCCTATCTCGGCGACCAGAAGCGCATCCTGCCCTGCGCCGCCTATGTCGACGGCCAATATGGCGTCGACGGCCTTTACGTGGGCGTGCCGGTGCTGATCGGCGCGAACGGCGTCGAGAAGATCGTCGAAATCGAACTCGACGACGCCGACAAGGCGGGCCTGCAGGTGTCGGTCGACGCGGTCAAGGAACTGCTCGACGCGTGCAAGGGTCTGGATTCGAGCCTCGCATAA
- the zapE gene encoding cell division protein ZapE, with amino-acid sequence MTTVLAAYDALVAAGELRPDPEQRAAAERLNQLQAELEAVPKRGSLLWRLAGRKPEALHGVYLWGAVGRGKSMLMDLFYDQLNIQRKRRVHFHAFMLDVHARMREVRKSESGDPIPLVAEALAENTRCLAFDEMVVNNSADAMILSRLFTALIDHGVTMVATSNRPPKDLYKDGLNREHFLPFIALVEERLEVMSLNGPTDYRRDRLGDGARWFVPADDAASAALSAAFFRLTDYPPEDRAHVPSLDLDVGGGRILHVPKALKGVAVFSFKRLCGEARGAADYLAVARHFHAVIIVGIPRMGPENRNEAARFVTLIDALYEYKVKLLASAAATPDQLYVAGDGAFEFERTASRLAEMQSDDYLALGHGPAED; translated from the coding sequence ATGACCACCGTCCTTGCGGCCTATGACGCGCTCGTCGCGGCGGGCGAGCTTCGCCCCGATCCCGAGCAGCGCGCCGCCGCCGAACGGCTGAACCAGCTGCAGGCCGAACTCGAAGCGGTGCCGAAGCGCGGCAGCCTGCTGTGGCGCCTCGCGGGGCGCAAGCCCGAGGCGCTGCACGGCGTCTATCTGTGGGGTGCGGTCGGGCGCGGCAAGTCGATGCTGATGGACCTCTTTTACGACCAGCTGAATATCCAGCGGAAGCGGCGGGTCCATTTCCACGCCTTCATGCTCGACGTCCATGCGCGGATGCGCGAGGTCAGAAAGAGCGAGAGCGGCGACCCGATCCCGCTCGTCGCCGAGGCGCTCGCCGAAAATACCCGCTGCCTCGCCTTCGACGAGATGGTCGTGAACAATAGCGCCGACGCGATGATCCTCTCGCGCCTGTTCACGGCGCTGATCGATCATGGCGTGACGATGGTCGCGACTTCGAACCGGCCGCCGAAGGATCTCTACAAGGACGGGCTCAACCGCGAGCATTTCCTGCCCTTCATCGCGCTCGTCGAGGAAAGGCTCGAGGTGATGAGCCTCAACGGCCCGACCGATTACCGCCGCGACCGGCTAGGCGATGGCGCGCGCTGGTTCGTGCCCGCCGACGATGCGGCGAGCGCGGCGCTGTCGGCCGCCTTCTTCCGCCTGACCGACTATCCGCCCGAGGACCGCGCGCATGTGCCGAGCCTCGACCTCGATGTCGGGGGCGGGCGGATCTTGCACGTACCCAAGGCGTTGAAGGGCGTTGCGGTGTTTTCGTTCAAGCGGCTGTGCGGCGAGGCGCGGGGGGCGGCCGACTATCTCGCCGTCGCGCGGCATTTTCACGCGGTGATCATCGTCGGCATCCCGCGCATGGGGCCCGAGAACCGCAACGAAGCGGCGCGCTTCGTCACGCTGATCGACGCGCTCTACGAATATAAGGTCAAGCTGCTCGCGAGTGCCGCCGCGACGCCCGATCAGCTTTATGTCGCGGGCGACGGGGCGTTCGAATTCGAGCGCACGGCGAGCCGCCTCGCCGAAATGCAGTCGGACGATTATCTGGCGCTGGGCCACGGGCCGGCCGAGGACTGA
- a CDS encoding PaaI family thioesterase, with translation MNDGIEEPKRRDHFSAEELEDGWVSWNLKDPSRFNAFIEPLTVRVEPPTADGRPCARVRMIPERKHSNLGDNVHGAVSLALVDIALFAASHQFGSLNAGHSVTLDLSTQFVGAGRVGEPLDAVVELVRETGRLIFLRGLVVQGEGDSHIVLSFAGTIRKASK, from the coding sequence GTGAACGACGGCATCGAGGAACCGAAGCGCCGCGACCATTTCAGCGCCGAGGAACTGGAGGACGGCTGGGTCAGCTGGAACCTCAAGGATCCCAGCCGCTTCAACGCTTTCATCGAGCCGCTGACGGTTCGCGTCGAGCCGCCGACGGCTGATGGCCGCCCTTGCGCGCGAGTGCGGATGATTCCGGAGCGCAAGCACAGCAATCTCGGCGACAATGTCCATGGCGCGGTCAGCCTCGCGCTCGTCGACATCGCGCTCTTTGCGGCGTCGCACCAGTTCGGATCGCTCAACGCCGGCCATTCGGTGACGCTCGATCTCTCGACCCAGTTCGTCGGCGCGGGCCGCGTCGGCGAGCCGCTCGACGCCGTGGTCGAGCTGGTGCGCGAGACCGGCCGGCTGATTTTCCTGCGCGGGCTGGTCGTGCAGGGCGAGGGCGACAGCCACATCGTGCTGAGCTTCGCCGGAACGATCCGCAAGGCGAGCAAATGA